One segment of Tamlana crocina DNA contains the following:
- a CDS encoding GH92 family glycosyl hydrolase: MKKLFYLILSLFVVSCVNTEDGHGETNTTIKEENLVDFVNPLMGTDSSFELSNGNTYPAIATPWGMNFWTPMTSKMGDGWTYKYDDHKIRGIKQTHQPSPWINDYAAFSLMAVTGDLKFKEDERASWFSHKAETVKPHYYKAYLADYDVTAEVTPTERAAHFKFTFPENQSYILLDAFFKGSMVKILPKERKIIGYCRNNTGGVPDNFHNYFVAEFDKDFELTHTWGDNWTLAENSTENEGEHVGAIIGFKTKKGEEVHVKVASSFISPEQAQLNLNREIGDDNFKTTLTKAKTSWEKELGRIVIEDDKIDNLRTFYSCLYRVLLFPRQFHEIDKNNAIVHYSPYNGEVLPGYMFTDNGFWDTFRAVFPFFNMMYPELNSKIMEGLANTYKESGWLPEWASPGHRDCMIGSNSAPIIADAFLKGVDIKNQDILLEAMLKNATTSKGRPLSKGGNTLKSVGREGVEYYNKLGYVPYNVGINENAARTLEYAYADFTIAQMADKLGKKDVAERFYKQSLNYKNLFDPETKWMRGKNEDGTFQSPFNPLKWGDAFTEGNSIHYTWSVFHDVNGLMELMGGKNAFESKLDEVFEMPPVFDHSYYGFTIHEIREMQIMNMGNYAHGNQPIQHMIYLYNYANASYKAQEKIRKVLTKLYTPTPDGYCGDEDNGQTSAWYVFSSLGFYPVTPGVDQYVIGSPLFKKATIHLENGNTFEISAPQNSKENVYIQSATLNGKDYNKSYLDYNDVMAGGTLNFEMSATPNKNWASTEDAVPFSLSLKN; encoded by the coding sequence ATGAAAAAGTTATTTTATTTAATATTATCATTATTCGTTGTCTCTTGTGTTAACACAGAAGACGGGCATGGAGAAACCAACACAACAATAAAAGAAGAAAATTTAGTAGATTTTGTAAACCCCTTAATGGGAACAGATTCTTCTTTTGAATTATCAAACGGAAACACATATCCTGCCATAGCAACTCCTTGGGGCATGAATTTCTGGACGCCCATGACCTCTAAAATGGGAGATGGATGGACCTATAAGTATGACGACCATAAAATTAGAGGAATAAAACAAACACACCAACCTAGCCCTTGGATAAATGATTATGCAGCATTTTCATTAATGGCAGTAACAGGGGATTTAAAGTTTAAAGAAGACGAGCGCGCATCGTGGTTTTCACATAAAGCCGAAACCGTAAAACCACATTATTACAAGGCGTATTTAGCCGATTACGATGTTACCGCAGAAGTAACACCAACCGAACGTGCTGCACATTTTAAATTCACCTTTCCCGAAAATCAATCCTATATTTTGTTAGATGCTTTTTTTAAAGGTTCTATGGTGAAAATACTACCAAAAGAACGTAAAATAATCGGGTATTGCAGAAACAATACTGGTGGTGTTCCAGATAATTTCCATAACTATTTTGTAGCCGAATTTGATAAAGATTTTGAATTAACCCATACATGGGGCGATAATTGGACCTTAGCAGAAAACAGTACCGAAAATGAGGGAGAACATGTTGGAGCAATAATAGGTTTTAAAACTAAAAAAGGCGAAGAAGTACACGTAAAAGTAGCCTCTTCTTTTATAAGCCCAGAGCAAGCACAACTTAACCTAAATAGAGAAATAGGAGATGACAATTTTAAAACCACTTTAACAAAGGCAAAAACTTCATGGGAGAAAGAATTAGGTAGAATAGTGATTGAAGATGATAAGATTGATAATTTAAGAACCTTTTATTCTTGCCTGTACCGTGTATTGTTATTTCCAAGACAATTTCACGAAATAGATAAAAACAATGCTATTGTACATTATAGCCCGTACAACGGAGAGGTTCTACCAGGATATATGTTTACCGATAATGGCTTTTGGGATACGTTTAGAGCCGTATTTCCATTTTTCAACATGATGTATCCAGAGTTAAATTCAAAAATTATGGAAGGGTTGGCCAACACGTATAAAGAATCGGGGTGGTTGCCAGAGTGGGCTAGCCCAGGGCATAGAGATTGTATGATAGGCTCTAACTCAGCACCCATTATAGCCGATGCCTTTTTAAAAGGAGTCGATATAAAAAATCAAGATATTCTTCTTGAAGCTATGTTAAAAAACGCAACGACTTCTAAGGGAAGGCCGCTATCAAAAGGAGGGAATACTCTAAAATCGGTTGGGAGAGAAGGTGTAGAATATTACAATAAATTAGGTTATGTGCCTTACAATGTCGGTATCAACGAAAATGCCGCAAGAACATTAGAGTACGCCTATGCCGACTTTACCATAGCCCAAATGGCTGATAAATTAGGAAAGAAAGATGTTGCAGAGCGTTTCTATAAGCAATCTTTAAACTATAAAAATCTATTCGACCCTGAAACCAAATGGATGCGCGGTAAAAATGAAGATGGTACATTTCAAAGCCCTTTCAATCCGCTTAAATGGGGCGATGCCTTTACAGAAGGCAATAGCATTCACTATACATGGTCTGTTTTTCACGATGTAAATGGACTAATGGAATTAATGGGCGGTAAAAATGCTTTTGAAAGTAAATTGGATGAAGTGTTTGAAATGCCTCCAGTTTTTGACCATTCATACTACGGCTTTACCATACACGAAATTCGTGAAATGCAAATCATGAACATGGGTAATTACGCGCATGGTAATCAACCTATTCAGCACATGATATATTTATACAATTACGCTAATGCATCTTATAAAGCGCAAGAAAAAATAAGAAAAGTATTAACTAAATTATATACGCCAACACCAGATGGGTATTGTGGCGATGAAGATAACGGTCAAACTTCCGCTTGGTATGTATTTAGTTCGTTAGGATTTTATCCGGTAACACCGGGCGTAGACCAATATGTTATTGGTAGCCCATTATTTAAAAAGGCAACCATTCATTTAGAAAATGGAAACACTTTCGAA
- a CDS encoding type I phosphomannose isomerase catalytic subunit has translation MKLYPLKFTPLYKYRIWGGEKLKTVLHKNYSEENIGESWEISGVENDETLVAQGSLKNKTLKELIADYKQDLVGEEVYNKFGNTFPLLIKFIDAKTPLSIQVHPSNEVAKKRHNSFGKNEMWYVMQADDNAELIVGFDKQITQSEYKTHLDNNTILEVMHHETVKAGDTFYIPTGRVHAIGAGVLLAEIQQTSDVTYRIYDYDRVDAKTGSKRELHNELAIDVIDYQVHNSYKTNYSLEENTSNTLVHSPYFKTNIINLNQEVKKDYSAIDSFVIYICVQGEATVTNNGENYQLKQGETLLIPASLNQLQLKATKAKLLEVYYQ, from the coding sequence ATGAAATTATACCCATTAAAGTTCACCCCACTTTATAAATACAGAATATGGGGTGGTGAAAAATTAAAGACAGTTTTACATAAAAACTATTCAGAAGAAAATATAGGTGAATCTTGGGAAATTTCTGGTGTAGAAAACGACGAAACTTTAGTGGCTCAAGGTTCACTAAAAAACAAAACACTAAAAGAATTAATAGCAGATTATAAACAAGATTTAGTAGGGGAAGAAGTGTACAATAAATTTGGAAACACTTTTCCTCTACTAATTAAATTTATTGATGCAAAAACACCATTGTCCATTCAAGTACATCCTAGTAATGAGGTGGCTAAAAAACGCCATAATTCTTTTGGTAAAAACGAAATGTGGTATGTTATGCAAGCCGATGATAATGCAGAGTTAATTGTTGGTTTTGATAAACAAATAACGCAAAGTGAATATAAAACACACCTGGACAATAACACCATTTTGGAGGTTATGCACCATGAAACTGTAAAAGCAGGTGATACGTTTTATATTCCAACAGGGCGTGTGCATGCCATAGGTGCAGGTGTTTTATTGGCTGAAATACAACAAACCTCTGATGTAACTTACAGGATTTACGATTACGATAGAGTTGATGCCAAAACCGGTAGTAAACGCGAACTGCACAATGAGCTGGCTATAGATGTTATAGATTACCAAGTGCATAACAGCTATAAAACAAACTATAGTTTAGAAGAAAACACATCAAACACCTTAGTGCATTCCCCTTACTTTAAAACCAATATTATAAATTTAAATCAAGAGGTAAAAAAAGATTATTCTGCAATAGACTCATTTGTAATTTATATCTGTGTACAGGGCGAGGCTACTGTAACCAATAATGGCGAAAATTATCAGTTAAAACAGGGAGAAACATTATTAATTCCTGCAAGTTTAAATCAACTGCAATTAAAAGCTACAAAAGCTAAACTTTTAGAGGTTTATTATCAATAA
- a CDS encoding DUF4998 domain-containing protein: protein MKTIKYISIICLILGLVVLASCTPIDEFKKYKEGGDIVYPAKVDSVIVYPGKNRIELAMVLGSDPTVNKIKAFWKNRQDSTEVMFSRTKANDTIDLLIENLQEGVYNFQIYTFDTFGNQSVVKNVSGTVFGDTFQNSIFNRQIESATCGIINWLPPVSSMVGVEVNYTNDLDEEQTIVVTNEDQSTTLEGIKEGTPFKYRTLHVPDIKSIDTFNTAFKTETIKTIELNTGEYEVISEHNTPHGWMPNKGHKREVTKLSDYQYSYILSTDAGNAVPMIINVDPVTQKTSVDLQEIGNFGAPWYMTAESIESDDNFISYCDGIISVRLHIDNLDRSNLWGDFTVAVKLQN, encoded by the coding sequence ATGAAAACTATAAAATATATAAGCATTATATGCTTAATTCTAGGGCTGGTGGTTTTAGCTTCCTGCACGCCCATAGATGAATTTAAGAAGTATAAAGAAGGTGGAGATATAGTATATCCCGCCAAGGTAGACTCTGTAATAGTTTACCCTGGGAAAAATAGAATAGAGCTGGCAATGGTATTAGGTAGCGATCCCACGGTTAATAAGATTAAGGCCTTCTGGAAAAACAGACAAGATTCTACAGAGGTAATGTTTTCTAGAACCAAGGCCAATGATACTATAGATTTATTGATAGAAAATTTGCAAGAAGGCGTATATAACTTTCAGATTTATACATTTGATACATTTGGAAACCAATCTGTAGTTAAGAATGTTTCAGGAACGGTTTTTGGCGATACGTTTCAAAACTCTATTTTTAATAGACAAATTGAGTCTGCCACTTGCGGTATTATAAATTGGTTGCCTCCTGTGTCATCAATGGTTGGGGTAGAAGTCAATTATACAAATGATTTAGATGAAGAACAAACAATTGTGGTTACCAACGAAGACCAATCAACAACTTTGGAAGGGATAAAAGAAGGAACACCATTTAAGTATAGAACTCTTCATGTTCCAGATATTAAATCAATAGATACGTTTAATACCGCATTTAAAACGGAAACCATAAAAACTATTGAATTAAATACAGGTGAGTACGAGGTTATTTCAGAACATAATACGCCCCATGGGTGGATGCCTAATAAAGGTCATAAACGCGAGGTTACTAAATTAAGTGACTATCAATATTCATATATATTATCAACAGATGCAGGAAATGCTGTTCCAATGATTATTAATGTAGATCCCGTAACGCAAAAGACTTCTGTAGATTTACAAGAAATAGGAAATTTTGGAGCACCGTGGTACATGACCGCAGAGAGTATTGAAAGTGACGATAACTTTATTTCTTACTGCGATGGTATTATTAGTGTAAGACTACATATTGATAACCTTGATAGAAGTAATCTTTGGGGAGATTTTACGGTAGCTGTCAAATTACAGAACTAG